A part of Capsicum annuum cultivar UCD-10X-F1 chromosome 6, UCD10Xv1.1, whole genome shotgun sequence genomic DNA contains:
- the LOC124899574 gene encoding uncharacterized protein LOC124899574 — protein sequence MPRYAKFMKDLVTKKWKVSHELENNLHHCDVISTWSLVQKKVDPRVFTIPCTIGSLNFTKALCDLGASVNLMPFVVYKKLGLGDPTLTNMQLVVVDRSVKQPVGILYDVLVKVADFIFPVDFIVLDYEVDFEVPIIRVDHSLQLGE from the coding sequence atgccaAGATACGcgaagtttatgaaagaccttgtcacGAAGAAATGGAAGGTAAGCCATGAGCTGGAGaacaatctccatcattgtgaCGTTATCTCCACAtggtctttagtgcagaaaaaggtaGACCCGAGAGTATTTACTATCCCGTGTACTATTGGGTCCCTGAATTTTACAAAAGCGCTATGCGATTTAGGAGCCAGTGTAAATCTAATGCCATTTGTTGTGTACAAGAAActaggtttgggggatcctaccctgACAAACATGCAATTGGTAGTGGTGGATAGGTCTGTAAAGCAGCCAGTGGGCATattatatgatgtattggtaaaggtggctgaCTTTATATTTCCTGTTGATTTTATAGTCCTAGActatgaggtggactttgaagtgcccatcatcCGGGTAGACCATTCTTTGCAATTGGGAGAGTGA